A stretch of the Sulfuritortus calidifontis genome encodes the following:
- a CDS encoding cation diffusion facilitator family transporter, protein MNHPHSHPASAGNTLLLAMLLTLAFAAVEAGVGLWAGSLALVADAGHMVNDAAALALAAGAAWLARRPVSPRHSYGLGRAEFIAALINSLALLALVAWLAISAVERLQTPLAVQGEAVSVTAAIGLAINLLVAWLLTRGEKNLNTRAALLHVLGDLLGSVAALLSGLIIAFTGWTPIDPLLSLAIGGLILVSSLRLLREALHGLMEGAPFDIEPEAVGRALAGVPGVASVHDLHIWNVKADEPLLSAHLVVHDIARWESVLEASHALLAERFGIHHATLQPEPITRTVHWRELPAHDHEHKHDR, encoded by the coding sequence ATGAATCACCCGCACAGCCATCCGGCCAGTGCCGGCAACACGCTGTTGCTGGCCATGCTGCTCACGCTCGCCTTCGCCGCCGTCGAGGCCGGCGTCGGCCTGTGGGCCGGGTCGCTGGCCCTGGTGGCGGATGCCGGCCACATGGTCAACGACGCCGCCGCACTCGCGCTGGCGGCAGGCGCGGCCTGGCTGGCGCGGCGGCCGGTTTCGCCCCGGCACAGCTACGGCCTGGGCCGCGCCGAGTTCATCGCCGCGCTGATCAACAGCCTGGCCCTGCTCGCCCTGGTGGCCTGGCTGGCCATTTCCGCCGTCGAGCGCCTGCAGACACCGTTGGCGGTGCAGGGTGAAGCGGTCTCCGTCACCGCCGCTATTGGCCTGGCCATCAACCTGCTGGTGGCCTGGCTGCTCACGCGCGGCGAAAAAAATCTCAACACCCGCGCCGCGCTGCTGCACGTGCTGGGCGACCTGCTCGGTTCGGTGGCGGCCCTGCTCTCGGGCCTCATCATCGCCTTCACCGGCTGGACCCCGATCGACCCGCTGCTCTCGCTGGCCATCGGCGGCCTGATCCTGGTCTCCAGCCTGCGGCTGCTGCGCGAGGCCCTGCACGGCCTGATGGAAGGGGCGCCGTTCGACATCGAGCCGGAAGCGGTGGGCCGGGCGCTGGCCGGCGTGCCCGGCGTGGCCTCGGTGCACGACCTGCACATCTGGAACGTCAAGGCGGATGAGCCGCTGCTCTCCGCCCATCTGGTGGTCCACGACATCGCCCGCTGGGAGAGCGTGCTGGAAGCCAGCCATGCCCTGCTGGCCGAGCGCTTCGGCATCCACCATGCCACCCTGCAGCCGGAACCGATAACCCGAACCGTGCATTGGCGCGAGTTGCCGGCGCACGATCATGAACATAAGCACGACCGATAG
- a CDS encoding thioredoxin family protein, with translation MTHCAAPPASGAPCVALTLVGSGEPLLRLEKRLTCAAGALGLALKLDIRKDAEALGIPHAQTPTLLAEGTIVFSGLPHTEAIEAWLRHNFAKTSPA, from the coding sequence ATGACCCATTGCGCCGCCCCTCCGGCCAGCGGCGCGCCCTGCGTTGCCCTGACCCTGGTCGGCAGCGGCGAGCCGCTTTTGCGCCTGGAAAAACGTCTGACCTGCGCCGCCGGCGCGCTGGGGCTGGCGCTGAAGCTGGACATCCGCAAGGACGCCGAGGCCTTGGGCATCCCCCATGCGCAAACCCCGACGCTGCTGGCGGAGGGAACGATCGTGTTTTCCGGGCTGCCGCACACCGAGGCCATCGAGGCCTGGCTGCGCCACAACTTTGCGAAGACAAGTCCCGCATGA
- a CDS encoding thioredoxin family protein, with translation MRHIEVLGFDCPACNKTFRRIDETARELGLDIRLEKVAEPARLLGYQVLRPPAVAIDGRLVHSGGVPSHRQIEAWLQPAQGDSHAG, from the coding sequence ATGCGTCACATCGAAGTGCTCGGTTTCGACTGCCCTGCCTGCAACAAGACCTTCCGCCGCATCGACGAGACGGCACGGGAGCTCGGGCTCGACATCCGCCTGGAAAAGGTCGCCGAGCCCGCCCGCCTCCTGGGCTACCAGGTGTTGCGCCCACCGGCGGTGGCGATTGACGGCCGGCTGGTCCACAGCGGCGGCGTCCCCAGCCACAGGCAGATCGAGGCCTGGTTGCAGCCGGCGCAAGGAGACAGCCATGCAGGCTGA
- a CDS encoding OsmC family protein gives MRDYQVILERLDAHGSVLSCKDAELIIDTDLKGRSDALNPAELLLAALAGCIAKGIERVAPLLQFRFSGLEVRVSGVRQESPPKLVAIAYEVVVDTDETDRRLELLHENVKKFGTVYNTLAPGTELSGVLRRKA, from the coding sequence GTGCGCGACTACCAAGTGATCCTGGAACGCCTCGATGCCCACGGCAGCGTGCTTTCCTGCAAGGACGCAGAGCTCATCATCGACACCGACCTCAAGGGCCGCAGCGACGCCCTCAATCCGGCCGAGCTGCTGCTCGCGGCCTTGGCCGGCTGCATCGCCAAGGGCATCGAGCGGGTGGCGCCGCTGCTGCAATTCCGCTTTTCCGGCCTGGAGGTACGGGTCAGCGGCGTGCGTCAGGAGTCCCCGCCCAAGCTGGTCGCCATCGCTTACGAGGTCGTGGTCGACACCGACGAGACCGACCGGCGCCTGGAACTGCTGCACGAGAACGTGAAGAAATTCGGCACCGTCTACAACACCCTCGCGCCGGGCACCGAACTGTCCGGCGTGCTGCGGCGCAAGGCATGA
- a CDS encoding rhodanese-like domain-containing protein, which translates to MKPLLHFSTLLLTATLSLGAQAYDGALADRIHDTVTGQMDRQFFVTKPCKIEAPQVLEMLAKQEKLTLLDIRTPEETGVVKLSHPSALSIPMHELFKKANLDRLPKDGKIVVVCHSGNRAAGATALLKAIGFKDVVYVNGGLISLVTNLTPKTVPVK; encoded by the coding sequence ATGAAACCCTTGCTGCATTTTTCCACCCTGCTCCTGACCGCCACGCTGTCCCTCGGCGCCCAGGCCTACGACGGCGCCCTGGCCGACCGCATCCACGACACCGTCACCGGCCAGATGGACCGGCAGTTCTTCGTCACCAAGCCCTGCAAGATCGAAGCGCCCCAGGTGCTGGAGATGCTGGCCAAACAGGAGAAGCTGACCCTGCTCGACATCCGCACCCCCGAGGAGACCGGCGTGGTGAAGCTCTCCCACCCCAGCGCCCTGTCCATCCCTATGCACGAGCTGTTCAAAAAGGCGAACCTGGACCGCCTGCCGAAAGACGGCAAGATCGTCGTGGTCTGCCACTCCGGCAACCGCGCGGCCGGCGCCACGGCCCTGCTCAAGGCCATCGGCTTCAAGGACGTGGTCTACGTCAACGGCGGCCTGATCAGCCTGGTGACCAACCTCACGCCCAAGACCGTGCCGGTGAAATAG
- a CDS encoding arsenate reductase ArsC, giving the protein MPTPQRVLFLCDGNAARSQMAEGLLRALGGPGFEVHSAGLEPRPLHPLAVEAMAEAGIDIAGQRSKHLNEFLDTRFDRVITLCDRTRESCPDFPRDNETLHWAIDDPTAAPGTQAEQLAAFRRARDAIRREIERWLATTTKPHAT; this is encoded by the coding sequence ATGCCTACACCCCAGCGCGTCCTGTTCCTGTGCGACGGCAACGCCGCCCGCTCCCAGATGGCCGAGGGGCTGTTGCGGGCCCTGGGCGGCCCGGGCTTCGAGGTCCACAGCGCCGGCCTGGAGCCCAGACCCTTGCACCCCCTGGCGGTAGAGGCCATGGCCGAGGCCGGCATCGACATCGCCGGCCAGCGCAGCAAGCACCTCAACGAATTCCTCGACACCCGGTTCGACAGGGTGATCACCCTGTGCGACCGCACGCGCGAATCCTGCCCCGACTTTCCACGCGACAACGAAACCCTGCACTGGGCCATCGACGACCCGACCGCCGCGCCAGGCACGCAGGCCGAGCAACTGGCCGCCTTCCGCCGCGCGCGCGACGCCATCCGGCGCGAGATCGAACGCTGGCTTGCCACGACAACAAAACCCCACGCCACCTGA
- a CDS encoding ArsR/SmtB family transcription factor: protein MDPQTLFEALADPLRRRILVFLLDEAECCVCNLHQRLNAAQPKVSRHLAVLREARLVLARREGVWMHYRIHPELPAWALRILWHMKDGMAPALPAKTCGACAA from the coding sequence ATGGACCCGCAGACCCTGTTCGAAGCCCTGGCCGACCCCCTGCGCCGCCGCATTCTGGTTTTTCTGCTCGACGAGGCTGAGTGCTGTGTCTGTAACCTGCACCAGCGCCTGAACGCAGCGCAGCCCAAGGTCTCCCGGCACCTGGCCGTGCTGCGCGAGGCGCGATTGGTGCTGGCCCGGCGCGAGGGGGTGTGGATGCACTACCGCATCCACCCGGAGCTGCCCGCCTGGGCGCTACGCATCCTCTGGCACATGAAGGACGGCATGGCGCCCGCCTTGCCGGCCAAGACCTGCGGCGCCTGCGCCGCCTGA
- a CDS encoding MTH895/ArsE family thioredoxin-like protein, which produces MATLDIEWRHLVAHGNTCARCDDTGSALRQTLARLAAELAAAGIDVQFRETALGPEQLPESNLVLIDGRPLEDWLGARATETHCASCCELVGEAVCCRAIELNGTIYEAIPEALIRDAARAALAMKGHPMKDIKVLGSGCANCETTAKLIQDVAKTKGVEVSVEKVTDMGAILSYGVMSTPGVVIDGKVVHAGGVPDRKKIEGWLG; this is translated from the coding sequence ATGGCCACGCTCGACATCGAATGGCGCCACCTGGTCGCCCACGGCAACACCTGTGCGCGCTGCGACGACACCGGCAGCGCCCTGCGCCAGACCCTGGCCCGGCTGGCCGCGGAGCTGGCCGCTGCCGGCATCGACGTGCAGTTTCGCGAAACCGCGCTCGGGCCCGAGCAACTGCCCGAGTCGAACCTGGTGCTGATCGACGGCCGTCCGCTCGAAGACTGGCTCGGCGCGCGCGCGACCGAAACCCACTGCGCCTCCTGCTGCGAGCTGGTGGGTGAGGCCGTGTGCTGCCGCGCCATCGAACTGAATGGCACAATTTACGAGGCCATCCCGGAGGCCCTGATCCGGGACGCCGCCCGCGCGGCGCTGGCAATGAAAGGACATCCCATGAAAGACATCAAGGTACTCGGCAGCGGCTGTGCCAACTGCGAAACCACCGCCAAACTCATCCAGGACGTGGCCAAGACCAAGGGCGTCGAAGTGTCGGTGGAAAAGGTCACCGACATGGGCGCCATCCTGTCCTACGGCGTCATGTCCACTCCCGGCGTGGTGATCGACGGCAAGGTGGTCCACGCCGGCGGCGTGCCCGACCGCAAGAAGATCGAGGGCTGGCTGGGCTGA
- a CDS encoding permease produces the protein MFDALATLLVFDLIGLAPASPLGAALHFFVMDVAKILVLLTSVIYLMGWLRALLTPEKVRAMMRGRSGPGARLMAVGLGAVTPFCSCSSIPLFIGFVEAGIPLGVTLSFLIASPMVNEVAVVVLAGVIGWKLTLIYVATGLTIAFIGGYVLQAFKLERWVEDYVWQIRMGEAQVAENGNGGLRARHDYAWNEVRQIVGRIWKYVLIGVGIGALIHGYVPADFVARIAGDGSVLSVIVAVLAGVPMYSDAVGVIPVAEALLSKGVPIGTVLAFMMAVIALSLPEMLILRKVAKWPLLGIFAGYLAVSFVLVGVIFNALRSVL, from the coding sequence ATGTTCGACGCCCTCGCCACCCTTCTGGTCTTCGATCTCATCGGCCTCGCACCGGCCTCGCCACTCGGCGCGGCGCTGCATTTCTTCGTCATGGACGTGGCCAAGATCCTGGTGCTGCTCACCAGCGTGATCTATCTCATGGGCTGGCTGCGCGCCCTGCTCACCCCGGAGAAGGTACGGGCCATGATGCGCGGCCGCTCCGGCCCCGGCGCCCGGCTGATGGCGGTGGGCCTGGGCGCGGTCACCCCCTTCTGCTCCTGCTCGTCGATCCCGTTGTTCATCGGTTTCGTCGAGGCCGGCATCCCGCTCGGCGTGACGCTGTCCTTCCTGATCGCCAGCCCCATGGTCAACGAGGTCGCGGTGGTGGTGCTGGCTGGCGTGATCGGCTGGAAGCTGACGCTGATCTATGTGGCGACCGGCCTGACCATCGCCTTCATCGGCGGCTATGTGCTGCAGGCCTTCAAGCTGGAGCGCTGGGTGGAGGACTATGTCTGGCAGATCCGCATGGGCGAGGCGCAGGTGGCCGAGAACGGCAACGGCGGCCTGCGCGCGCGCCACGACTACGCCTGGAACGAGGTGCGCCAGATCGTCGGCCGCATCTGGAAATACGTGCTGATCGGCGTCGGCATCGGCGCCCTCATCCACGGCTACGTGCCGGCCGACTTCGTCGCCCGCATCGCCGGCGACGGCAGCGTGCTCTCCGTGATCGTCGCCGTGCTCGCCGGCGTGCCGATGTATTCCGACGCGGTGGGCGTCATCCCCGTGGCCGAGGCCCTGCTCAGCAAGGGTGTGCCCATCGGCACCGTGCTCGCCTTCATGATGGCGGTGATCGCCCTCTCCCTGCCCGAGATGCTGATATTGCGCAAGGTGGCCAAGTGGCCGCTGCTCGGCATCTTCGCCGGCTATCTCGCCGTCAGCTTCGTGCTGGTCGGCGTCATCTTCAATGCGCTGAGGAGTGTCCTATGA
- a CDS encoding MBL fold metallo-hydrolase: protein MLRTLFFCFAMLVGSTTLHAGDTYQPKAKPVADKVWAIVGPLGQRSAENDGLNANYGFIVTPQGVILIDSGASRLGAEKLAAAVRAVTAQPIRWVINTGSQDHRWLGNAYFAEHGAEVIAMSRTAATQAHYAEQQMNGLKGFLGARLKGTQPRPASHTLEGDEATLTLGGETLVLRYTDAHYPGDAWVWLPRQRVVFTGDLVYVDRLLGVLPWSSVKNGQRAFAALKALDPARLVPGHGRVCDLAQAQRETGDYYDFLVGKIGTAAREMEPMSEVLDRYADLPAFRHLQNYGELHRANMNRAFTEFEAQ from the coding sequence ATGCTGCGCACCTTGTTTTTCTGTTTCGCTATGCTCGTCGGCAGTACGACGCTGCACGCCGGGGATACCTATCAACCCAAGGCCAAGCCGGTCGCCGACAAGGTCTGGGCCATCGTCGGCCCGCTGGGCCAGCGCAGCGCGGAGAACGACGGCCTCAACGCCAATTACGGCTTCATCGTCACGCCCCAGGGCGTGATCCTGATCGACTCGGGCGCCAGCCGACTGGGCGCCGAGAAGCTCGCCGCCGCGGTGCGCGCGGTGACGGCACAGCCCATCCGCTGGGTGATCAACACCGGCAGCCAGGACCACCGCTGGCTGGGCAACGCCTATTTCGCCGAACACGGTGCCGAGGTCATCGCAATGAGCCGCACCGCCGCCACCCAGGCGCACTATGCCGAGCAGCAGATGAACGGCCTCAAGGGCTTTCTCGGCGCGCGCCTGAAAGGCACGCAGCCGCGGCCGGCTTCGCACACCCTGGAGGGTGACGAGGCCACCCTGACGCTGGGCGGCGAGACGCTCGTCCTGCGCTACACCGATGCCCATTACCCAGGCGATGCCTGGGTCTGGCTGCCGCGGCAGCGGGTGGTGTTCACCGGCGACCTGGTCTACGTCGATCGCCTGCTCGGCGTACTGCCCTGGTCGAGCGTGAAGAACGGCCAGCGCGCCTTCGCCGCCCTGAAGGCCCTTGATCCCGCGCGCCTCGTGCCCGGCCACGGCCGCGTCTGCGATCTGGCCCAGGCGCAGCGCGAGACCGGCGACTACTACGATTTCCTGGTCGGGAAGATCGGCACGGCCGCGCGCGAGATGGAGCCGATGAGCGAAGTGCTCGACCGCTATGCCGACCTGCCGGCCTTCCGCCATCTGCAGAACTACGGCGAGCTGCATCGGGCGAACATGAACCGGGCCTTCACCGAGTTCGAGGCGCAATAA
- a CDS encoding arsenate reductase ArsC, with protein sequence MSPPTVLVLCTGNSCRSQMAEALLNHDLAGQVRAISAGTRPQPKVADGAIEALKLAGLPTDGLFPKDVEAVMHEDIALVVTVCDNAKESCPVFPKPVRAIHLPFHDPHGEPLASFIAVRDDIRARLVPAVRAALGL encoded by the coding sequence ATGTCGCCACCCACGGTATTGGTCCTCTGCACCGGCAACTCCTGCCGCTCGCAAATGGCCGAAGCGCTGCTCAACCACGACCTGGCCGGCCAAGTGCGCGCCATCTCCGCCGGCACCCGGCCTCAGCCCAAGGTGGCCGACGGCGCCATCGAGGCCTTGAAGCTCGCCGGCCTGCCGACCGACGGCCTCTTTCCCAAGGATGTCGAGGCGGTGATGCACGAAGACATCGCCCTGGTGGTCACCGTCTGCGACAACGCCAAGGAATCCTGCCCCGTCTTCCCCAAGCCGGTGCGCGCCATCCACCTGCCCTTCCACGATCCGCACGGCGAGCCTCTGGCATCGTTCATCGCGGTGCGCGACGACATTCGCGCCCGGCTGGTGCCGGCAGTGCGTGCCGCCCTCGGCCTCTGA
- the arsB gene encoding ACR3 family arsenite efflux transporter, whose translation MSVQCNVAIEQAAGAKLGFFERWLTLWVFLAIVAGIALGQAVPAPFQALGAMEVAKVNLPVGLLIWVMIIPMLLKIDFASLHEVKRHWRGIGVTLFVNWAVKPFSMALLGWIFIRHLFAPYLPAEQIDSYIAGLIILAAAPCTAMVFVWSHLTRGEPNFTLSQVALNDVIMIFAFAPIVGLLLGLSAITVPWDTLFLSVLMYIVIPVGLAQAWRRWLRLKGEAVFQATLQRLHPIGIVALLATLVLLFAFQGEAILSQPLIIAMLAVPILIQVYFNSGLAYLLNRKFGVAHCVAGPSALIGASNFFELAVAAAISLFGFQSGAALATVVGVLIEVPVMLSVVKIVNRSRAWYEAGANAN comes from the coding sequence ATGAGCGTCCAATGCAATGTGGCCATCGAACAGGCCGCCGGCGCGAAGCTCGGCTTTTTCGAGCGTTGGCTCACGCTTTGGGTGTTCCTCGCCATCGTCGCCGGCATCGCCCTCGGCCAGGCCGTCCCGGCGCCGTTCCAGGCCCTGGGCGCGATGGAAGTGGCCAAGGTCAACCTGCCGGTGGGCCTGCTGATCTGGGTGATGATCATCCCCATGCTGCTCAAGATCGACTTCGCCTCGCTGCACGAGGTAAAGCGGCACTGGCGCGGCATCGGGGTCACCCTGTTCGTCAACTGGGCGGTCAAGCCTTTCTCCATGGCCCTGCTCGGCTGGATCTTCATCCGCCATCTGTTCGCGCCCTACCTGCCGGCCGAGCAGATCGACAGTTACATCGCCGGCCTCATCATCCTGGCCGCCGCGCCCTGCACCGCCATGGTCTTCGTCTGGAGCCACCTCACGCGCGGCGAGCCGAACTTCACCTTGAGCCAGGTCGCGCTCAACGACGTGATCATGATCTTCGCCTTCGCCCCCATCGTCGGCCTGTTGCTCGGCCTGTCGGCCATCACCGTGCCCTGGGACACCCTGTTCCTCTCGGTGCTGATGTACATCGTCATCCCGGTGGGATTGGCCCAGGCCTGGCGGCGCTGGCTGCGGTTAAAAGGTGAGGCCGTATTCCAGGCCACCTTGCAGCGCCTGCACCCCATCGGCATCGTCGCCCTGCTCGCCACCCTGGTGCTCCTGTTCGCCTTCCAGGGCGAGGCCATCCTCAGCCAGCCGCTGATCATCGCCATGCTCGCCGTGCCCATCCTGATCCAGGTCTATTTCAACTCGGGCCTGGCCTATCTGCTCAACCGCAAGTTCGGCGTCGCCCATTGCGTGGCCGGCCCCTCGGCCCTGATCGGTGCCTCCAACTTCTTCGAGCTGGCCGTGGCCGCCGCCATCTCCCTGTTCGGCTTCCAGTCCGGGGCGGCGCTGGCCACCGTGGTCGGCGTGCTGATCGAGGTGCCGGTCATGCTCTCGGTGGTGAAGATCGTCAACCGCAGTCGCGCCTGGTACGAGGCCGGCGCCAACGCAAACTAG
- a CDS encoding ArsR/SmtB family transcription factor, with amino-acid sequence MEIKQTVQRLAALAQENRLAIFRLLVQAGEDGLAAGRIAETLNLAPATLSFHLKELAHAGLVQSRQEGRFIYYSADYAAMNALIATLTENCCGGTPCLPVCNPEQVRAA; translated from the coding sequence ATGGAAATAAAACAGACCGTCCAGCGCCTTGCCGCCCTCGCCCAGGAAAACCGCCTGGCCATCTTCCGCCTGCTGGTGCAGGCCGGCGAGGACGGCCTGGCCGCCGGGCGCATCGCCGAGACCCTGAACCTCGCTCCGGCCACCTTGTCCTTCCACCTCAAGGAACTGGCCCATGCCGGCTTGGTGCAGTCGCGCCAGGAAGGCCGCTTCATCTACTACTCGGCCGACTACGCGGCGATGAACGCGCTCATCGCCACCCTCACCGAAAACTGCTGCGGCGGCACGCCCTGCCTGCCCGTCTGCAACCCCGAGCAGGTGCGCGCAGCATGA
- a CDS encoding dienelactone hydrolase family protein: protein MRKLIPVFAALILGFGIGTSQAEIRSHEVTYSQNGTTLKGYIAYDDKIKGKRPGVLVVHEWWGHNDYARKRARMLAEMGYLALAVDMYGDGKTANHPDDAKKFMMAVTGNMDTLKARFDAGLKYLRGSRIVEPDNIAALGYCFGGAVVLNMARAGTDLKGVVSYHGSLGTATPAEPGKVKARVAVFTGADDPMIPADQVAAFKAEMDKAGVNYKVTVYPGAKHSFTNPDADKYGQQFNMPLAYDAAADKDSWAQTDAFLKEVFGRK from the coding sequence ATGCGCAAGCTCATTCCCGTCTTCGCCGCCTTGATTCTCGGCTTCGGCATTGGCACCAGCCAGGCCGAGATCCGCAGCCATGAAGTGACCTATAGCCAGAACGGCACCACGCTCAAGGGCTACATCGCCTACGACGACAAGATCAAGGGCAAGCGCCCCGGCGTGCTGGTGGTGCACGAGTGGTGGGGTCACAACGACTACGCCCGCAAACGCGCGCGCATGCTGGCCGAGATGGGCTACCTCGCCCTCGCCGTCGACATGTATGGCGACGGCAAAACCGCCAACCACCCGGACGACGCCAAGAAATTCATGATGGCGGTGACCGGCAACATGGACACGCTCAAGGCGCGCTTCGACGCCGGCCTGAAATACCTCAGGGGCAGCCGCATCGTCGAGCCGGACAATATCGCCGCCCTGGGCTACTGCTTCGGCGGTGCGGTGGTGCTCAACATGGCGCGCGCCGGCACCGACCTCAAGGGCGTGGTCAGCTATCACGGCAGCCTGGGCACCGCCACCCCGGCCGAGCCGGGCAAGGTCAAGGCCAGGGTCGCCGTGTTCACCGGCGCCGACGACCCGATGATCCCGGCGGACCAGGTGGCCGCCTTCAAGGCCGAGATGGACAAGGCCGGCGTCAACTACAAAGTCACGGTCTACCCCGGCGCAAAGCACAGCTTCACCAACCCGGACGCTGACAAGTACGGCCAGCAGTTCAACATGCCCCTGGCCTACGACGCGGCCGCCGACAAGGACTCCTGGGCGCAGACCGACGCCTTCCTGAAAGAGGTGTTCGGCAGGAAATAG
- a CDS encoding endonuclease III domain-containing protein codes for MPRPDWLRPYRTLHAHYGPQHWWPGETPFEVMVGAVLTQNTAWTNVEKAIANLKRARALSCGAILKLNGGELAELIRPAGYFNVKAKRLRHLCAFLEAQGVARHPEKLRDKAELPELRRRLLAVHGIGEETADSILLYALNLPSFVVDAYTRRIFGRLGLLEGDESYGAIQTAFEAHLPRDVALYNEYHALIVQLGKSTCRPKPRCGDCPLRRFCPAAASA; via the coding sequence ATGCCCCGCCCAGACTGGCTTCGCCCCTACCGCACCCTGCACGCCCACTACGGCCCGCAGCACTGGTGGCCGGGCGAGACGCCGTTCGAGGTGATGGTCGGCGCCGTGCTCACCCAGAACACGGCCTGGACCAATGTCGAGAAGGCCATCGCCAACCTCAAGCGCGCCCGCGCCCTGAGCTGCGGCGCCATACTCAAGCTGAACGGCGGCGAACTGGCCGAGCTGATCCGGCCGGCCGGCTACTTCAACGTCAAGGCCAAACGGCTGCGGCACCTGTGCGCATTCCTCGAGGCCCAGGGCGTCGCCCGCCACCCGGAAAAGCTGCGCGACAAGGCCGAGCTGCCGGAACTGCGCCGCCGCCTGCTGGCCGTGCATGGCATCGGCGAGGAGACGGCCGACTCCATCCTGCTCTATGCCCTGAACCTGCCGAGCTTCGTGGTCGATGCCTACACCCGGCGCATCTTCGGCCGCCTGGGCCTGCTCGAAGGCGACGAGAGCTACGGCGCGATCCAGACCGCCTTCGAGGCCCACCTGCCGCGCGACGTCGCGCTCTACAACGAATACCACGCCCTCATCGTGCAACTGGGCAAGTCGACCTGCCGGCCCAAGCCGCGTTGCGGCGACTGTCCGCTGCGCCGGTTCTGCCCGGCAGCAGCATCGGCATGA